A window of Variovorax paradoxus EPS genomic DNA:
GGTGGTTGTGTTGCGCCGCAGCACGCATAAAGCGTTCCTGAGCCGAGGTCTTTGTTTCGTGGGCGAAGGCATCCGTGACTTTCTGCGCGCTCGCCAACAGCTGGGGTCAATCCTTGACGCCTTGGTGGGCGCTTTCCATACTCAACCGCATGGTTCACCCAACCGCCCCTCCTGAAGCCGCGACCCTCGACGCCGTCTTCGCCGCGTTGTCCGATTCCACGCGCCGCACCGTGCTCGAAACCCTGGGCGAGCGCAGCCTCAGCGTGACCGAGCTTGCCGAGCCGCATGGCATGTCGCTGACCGGCTTCATGAAGCACCTGCGCGTGCTCGAGAACGCCGGCCTCATCTCGCGCACGAAAGAGGGTCGCATCGTGCGCTGCGAATTCTCGCCCCGGCCCATGCAAGAGGCCGCCGTGTGGCTGTCGCGCTACGAGAAATTCTGGACCGGGCGCCTCGATGCACTGGCGCGCTTTCTCTACCACCAGGAGCAGACCGAATGGCAAAACCTGCCGACCGAGACACCGAAGAACAAGAGCGCCCCTCGCTCATCCTCCGCCGGCACTACCGCGTCGCGCCCGAAAAAGTCTGGCGCGCCTGGACCGACCCGCAAGCGCTGAAGCTCTGGTTCGGGCCGGGCGAAATTGTCTCGGTGCCGCGTGTGGACATCGACCTGCGCGTCGGCGGCCGATTTCGCGTGACGATGCTGGCCGACGATGGCGAGACGCACGACGTAAGCGGCACCTACCTGGAGGTCGTACCGAACCGCAAGCTCGTCTTCAGCTGGGCCTGGCGCAGCACGCCCGAGCGCGAATCGCGCGTCACGGTGCAGATCGAGCCAGACGGCGATGGCTGCGAACTCATGCTGCTGCACGAACAGTTCTTCGATGAAGCGGCGCGCGACGGCCACAACCACGGCTGGAGCGGCGCCCTTGTCAAGCTCGAACAATGGTTGAGCAGCGCAATCGCATGACCGCACCGGTCGCCGACGCCATCGACGCGATCTACCGCACCGAGTCGCGCCGCATCTTCGCCACGCTGGTGCGGCTGCTCGGCGACTTCGACCTGGCCGAAGAGGCGCTGCACGACGCCTTCCGTAGCGCCCTCGAGCAATGGCCGCGTGATGGCGTGCCCGCGAACCCGCGCGCCTGGCTGGTGTCGGCGGGGCGATTCAAGTCCATCGACGGCATCCGCCGGCAGGCGCGCTTCACCGCATGGGACGACGCGGTCGAGCACACGGCGGCCCTTGCGGACCCGGCCCCGGCGTGGGACGACGACACCGAGGACCTCGAAGACGACCGCCTGCGCCTCGTCTTCACCTGCTGCCACCCGGCGCTCGCGCCCGATGCGCAGGTGGCGCTCACGCTGCGCGAGGTCTGCGGCCTTGCCACCGAGGAAATCGCGCGTGCTTTTCTCGTGCCCGCGCCCACCATCGCCCAGCGCATCGTGCGCGCCAAGGCCCGCATCCGCGATGCGCGCATTCCGTACCAGGTGCCGTCGCTGGCGGAGTTGCCCGAACGGCTCGATGCGGTGCTGCGCGTGGTGTACCTCGTGTTCAACGAGGGCTATGCGGCCTCGTCGGGCGAGAGCGTCACGCGGGCCGATCTCTCGGCCGAGGCGATCCGGCTGGGCCGGCTGCTGGTCGACCTGCTGCCCGACCCCGAGGCGCTCGGCCTGCTCGCGCTGATGCTGCTGCACGATTCGCGCCGCGCGGCCCGCACCTCGCCCGAAGGCGAGCTCGTGCTGCTCGATGCGCAGGACCGCGGCCTCTGGAACCGGGCGCAGATCGGGGAGGGCGAAGCGCTGGTCGAGCGCGCATTGCTGTCGCGCCGTTTCGGCCCCTATGCGCTGCAGGCCGCCATCGCCGCCGTGCATGCGGAAGCCAGCGAGGCTGCTGCCACGGATTGGTCGCAGATCGTCGGCCTCTACGACGTGCTGCTGCGCCTCGATCCGTCGCCCGTGGCCGAACTCAACCGCGCCGCCGCCATCGCCATGCGCGACGGGCCCGCGGCGGGGCTGGCGCTCATCGATGCGCTGCTCGCGCGCGGCGAGTTGGCCGACTACCACCTGGCCCACGGCGCCCGCGCCGAACTGTGCCGCCGCCTGGGCCGCATCGACGAAGCGCGCGCCGCCTACGAGCGCGCGCTGTCGCTGGCGCGCCAGTTGCCCGAGCGGAAATTCCTGGAGCGGCAACTGACCCTGCTGCACCTCAAGTAGATTTTTTTGATGCCGCCCGTGCCGGACATGTCGATTTCCGGCATCGGCAATCGACCAGTGGTGTCCACATTCCATCTTCAAGGACTTCAAGGAGATAGCGCCATGAAATACCTCTGCCTCGTTCACTACGACGAAGCGGTGATCGACACGATGCCGCCCGACGAACTCAAGGCCCTGGGCGACGAGTCCCACGCCTACGATCGCGCGCTCGAAAGGGCCGGCCACTACATCGCCTCGAACGCGCTCGAATCCGTGAAGACCGCCAAGGTCGTGCAGGTGCGGGGCGGCAAGCGCTCCCATGTCGACGGCCCCTACGCCGAGGCGCGCGAGCAGCTCGGTGGCTTCATCCTGATCGAGGCGCGCGACCTCAATGCAGCGATCCAGTTGGCGGGGCGCATTCCCATGGCGCGCTACGGCGCCATCGAAGTGCGGCCCATCGAAATCATCGCAATGACTGGGGGGAATGCCGCATGAGATACCTTTGCCTGATCTATGGAACCGACGAACAGACGAGCCACCTCTCGCCGCACGAGATGAACATGTACATCGACGAACACATCGACTACGACGCGCAGTTGCAGGCCCGCGGCAAGCTCGTCGCCTCCGAAGCGCTGCAGCCCGCCGAGACGGCGACCGTCGTGCGCATGCGCCGCAACAAGCTCTCCGTCACCGACGGCCCCTTTGCCGAGACCAGCGAATATCTCGGTGGCTTCTATCTGGTCGAAGCCGGGAGCGACGAAGAAGCACTGGAGCTCGCGGCCGGCATTCCGTCCGCGCGCTTCAGCAGCGTCGAGGTGCGGCGGGTCAGGGGCGGCGGAGCGCGAACGCCATGAGCGGCGCGCATCCCGCGTCGCCGCCCGCCCGTGCCACGGTGCGCGAATGGACCGGCCTGGCCGTCATCGCGCTGCCGTGCATGCTCTATTCGATGGACCTCACGGTGCTGAACCTCGCGATCCCGGCGATCAGCGAGGAGCTCAAGCCCACGGCCTCGCAGTTGCTCTGGATCGTCGACATCTACGGCTTTTTCGTGGCGGGCCTGCTGGTCACCATGGGCACGCTGGGCGACCGCATCGGACGGCGCCGGCTGCTGCTGATCGGCGCTGCCGCGTTCGGCATCGCCTCGGTGCTGGCGGCTTTTTCCAGCAGCGCGAACATGCTCATCGCCACGCGCGCGCTGCTCGGCGTGGCGGGCGCAACGCTCGCGCCCTCGACGCTCTCGCTGATCCGCAACATGTTCCTCGACCCGGCGCAGCGCACCGTAGCCATCGGCGTGTGGATCTCCAGCTATTCGGCCGGCGCCGTCATCGGGCCGGTGCTGGGCGGGGTGCTGCTGCAGTTCTTTCCGTGGGGCTCGGTGTTCCTCATCGGCGTGCCGGTGATGGTGCTGCTGCTGGTGCTCGGGCCGCTCCTTCTGCCCGAGTACCGCGACCCGGAGGCGGGGCGGCTCGACCTGGCCAGCGTGGCACTGTCGCTGGCGGCGGTGCTGGCCGTCATCTACGGCATCAAGCAGATCGCCGAGCACGGGCCCGACGTGGTCCCGGCGCTGTCGATCGCGGTGGGCGTGGCCCTGGGCTGGGTGTTCGCGCGGCGGCAGAAGCGGCTCCCCAATCCGATGATCGACCTGCAGCTCTTTCGCCTGCCGGCCTTCACTGTCTCGCTCGCGGCCTACATGCTGGCGTGCTTCGTGATGTTCGGGCTCTTTCTCTACAACGCGCAGTACCTGCAGCTTGTGCTCGGCTTGTCGCCGCTGCATGCGGGGCTCTGGAGCGTGCCGAGCGCGGCGGCTTTCATCGTGGGGTCGATGGTCGTGTCCGCGCTCGTGCAGCGCATGCGGCCGGCCTACGTGATGGGCGGCGGGCTGGCCGTGGCTGCCGTGGGGTTCGCGATGCTCGTTGTGCTCCCTGCGCAGGGTGGATTGGCCTGGATGGTGGCGAGCGCGGTCATCTCGTCACTCGGCCTCGCGCCGGTGTTCACGCTGGCCACCGACGTGGTCGTGGGCAGCGCACCGCCCGAGCGGGCCGGCGTGGCCTCGGCCATTTCGGAGACCAGTTCCGAGTTCGGCGGGGCGCTGGGCATTGCGATCCTGGGCAGCATCGGCGCGGCGATCTATCGCAGCACGATGGCCGACGCGGTGCCCGCGGGGCTGGCGGGTGCGGTCGAAGTGGAGGCCGCGCGCAGCACGCTCGGCGGCGCGGTGGCGCTGGCCTCCCAGCTCACCGGGAGCGCGGGCGCCGAACTGCTCGACGCGGGCCGCGCCGCGCTGCTGCACGGCCTGCGCCTGACGGCCGGCATCTGCGCGGCCGTGCTGCTGGTCGTGGCCGGGCTCGTCGCCTTCCGATTGCGCGGGGCGGGGGAGGCCAATGCCCCTCGGACACCGGGTGCCGCCGCATTGCCGGAGCGCTGACGAACACCCATACTGGGGCTTCC
This region includes:
- a CDS encoding ArsR/SmtB family transcription factor; this translates as MVHPTAPPEAATLDAVFAALSDSTRRTVLETLGERSLSVTELAEPHGMSLTGFMKHLRVLENAGLISRTKEGRIVRCEFSPRPMQEAAVWLSRYEKFWTGRLDALARFLYHQEQTEWQNLPTETPKNKSAPRSSSAGTTASRPKKSGAPGPTRKR
- a CDS encoding SRPBCC family protein, whose translation is MLRRHYRVAPEKVWRAWTDPQALKLWFGPGEIVSVPRVDIDLRVGGRFRVTMLADDGETHDVSGTYLEVVPNRKLVFSWAWRSTPERESRVTVQIEPDGDGCELMLLHEQFFDEAARDGHNHGWSGALVKLEQWLSSAIA
- a CDS encoding RNA polymerase sigma factor, coding for MTAPVADAIDAIYRTESRRIFATLVRLLGDFDLAEEALHDAFRSALEQWPRDGVPANPRAWLVSAGRFKSIDGIRRQARFTAWDDAVEHTAALADPAPAWDDDTEDLEDDRLRLVFTCCHPALAPDAQVALTLREVCGLATEEIARAFLVPAPTIAQRIVRAKARIRDARIPYQVPSLAELPERLDAVLRVVYLVFNEGYAASSGESVTRADLSAEAIRLGRLLVDLLPDPEALGLLALMLLHDSRRAARTSPEGELVLLDAQDRGLWNRAQIGEGEALVERALLSRRFGPYALQAAIAAVHAEASEAAATDWSQIVGLYDVLLRLDPSPVAELNRAAAIAMRDGPAAGLALIDALLARGELADYHLAHGARAELCRRLGRIDEARAAYERALSLARQLPERKFLERQLTLLHLK
- a CDS encoding YciI family protein — translated: MKYLCLVHYDEAVIDTMPPDELKALGDESHAYDRALERAGHYIASNALESVKTAKVVQVRGGKRSHVDGPYAEAREQLGGFILIEARDLNAAIQLAGRIPMARYGAIEVRPIEIIAMTGGNAA
- a CDS encoding YciI family protein codes for the protein MRYLCLIYGTDEQTSHLSPHEMNMYIDEHIDYDAQLQARGKLVASEALQPAETATVVRMRRNKLSVTDGPFAETSEYLGGFYLVEAGSDEEALELAAGIPSARFSSVEVRRVRGGGARTP
- a CDS encoding MFS transporter — protein: MSGAHPASPPARATVREWTGLAVIALPCMLYSMDLTVLNLAIPAISEELKPTASQLLWIVDIYGFFVAGLLVTMGTLGDRIGRRRLLLIGAAAFGIASVLAAFSSSANMLIATRALLGVAGATLAPSTLSLIRNMFLDPAQRTVAIGVWISSYSAGAVIGPVLGGVLLQFFPWGSVFLIGVPVMVLLLVLGPLLLPEYRDPEAGRLDLASVALSLAAVLAVIYGIKQIAEHGPDVVPALSIAVGVALGWVFARRQKRLPNPMIDLQLFRLPAFTVSLAAYMLACFVMFGLFLYNAQYLQLVLGLSPLHAGLWSVPSAAAFIVGSMVVSALVQRMRPAYVMGGGLAVAAVGFAMLVVLPAQGGLAWMVASAVISSLGLAPVFTLATDVVVGSAPPERAGVASAISETSSEFGGALGIAILGSIGAAIYRSTMADAVPAGLAGAVEVEAARSTLGGAVALASQLTGSAGAELLDAGRAALLHGLRLTAGICAAVLLVVAGLVAFRLRGAGEANAPRTPGAAALPER